Proteins co-encoded in one Bdellovibrionales bacterium genomic window:
- a CDS encoding TrbG/VirB9 family P-type conjugative transfer protein — translation MPSFLLNVILLFSNPDICSADVRVRKVEVKHDQIVTVKTSVGIATIIQVPDRPNSLVVGNPSGFKVEYLDQAITIKPNYSGARSNLYIYTDYRRFNIQLVTTAESVADYVVYLENPNEKLKSSPIKWTQFRNHLKNESLIFETKRFAKMRDGMLIIEFQVLSEASETFKPEWLWLTQKGVTRPIHNIALTGSKLKPNETIHGVMQVLREDISSSDSLKIELRRKKSTFLTIPKVSSWK, via the coding sequence ATGCCCTCTTTTCTTTTAAACGTAATATTACTTTTTTCAAATCCAGATATTTGCTCGGCTGACGTTCGAGTCCGAAAGGTTGAGGTTAAACATGACCAAATCGTCACGGTAAAAACCTCAGTGGGAATTGCAACAATTATTCAGGTACCCGATCGCCCAAATAGCCTTGTAGTGGGAAATCCAAGTGGCTTCAAAGTTGAATACTTAGATCAAGCAATAACCATCAAACCAAATTATTCGGGAGCGAGGAGTAATTTATATATTTACACGGATTATCGACGGTTCAACATTCAACTAGTTACCACAGCTGAATCTGTCGCAGACTACGTTGTTTATCTGGAGAATCCGAATGAGAAATTAAAATCATCTCCCATTAAGTGGACTCAGTTTCGCAATCACCTTAAAAATGAAAGTTTGATATTTGAGACTAAGAGGTTTGCAAAGATGCGAGATGGGATGCTTATTATCGAGTTCCAGGTACTTTCTGAGGCGAGTGAAACTTTTAAACCAGAATGGCTCTGGCTCACTCAAAAAGGTGTTACCCGACCAATCCACAATATTGCCCTGACTGGAAGCAAACTCAAACCCAATGAAACTATCCATGGTGTAATGCAAGTGTTGAGAGAAGACATTTCGTCTTCTGATTCTTTGAAAATCGAACTCAGGAGAAAGAAATCGACTTTCTTAACCATTCCGAAGGTTTCGTCATGGAAGTAA
- a CDS encoding TrbI/VirB10 family protein, which produces MEVTTSSNIKNKFSGYFLKEKSHFSNRREINWDSLKKCTVTAVATGVFALLLMPSPNPDNGPFTEQAEGGSTQRIIAGGSEDATETTLNQMRAGERGSSRVSSSLNYLYASNTSSNAGSSGADSEMNSSMIISRGIGDSKSQVPPGSRLRIRLYEKAIVSSQSMPVIGIVTSDYMHEDSVAIPEGSKVFGDINYDDGGDRAKVDWRTIQFPDGRDRPFSAIGVGADGQVGVHGKIHSEAMKNTAGQTLTRFLGAYAEGSMQKGSFGYNQGGNSNGLKNAVAETAKDRADKWADGLKKEKVWIEVSNSTVFYAVLTQGFVFRDPGATNGR; this is translated from the coding sequence ATGGAAGTAACAACATCTTCGAACATTAAGAACAAATTCAGCGGATACTTTTTAAAAGAAAAATCTCACTTTTCTAATCGACGTGAAATTAATTGGGATAGCTTAAAAAAATGCACAGTCACTGCGGTCGCGACCGGGGTATTTGCACTTTTACTTATGCCATCGCCGAACCCTGATAATGGGCCATTTACCGAGCAGGCAGAAGGCGGATCGACTCAAAGAATTATCGCAGGCGGAAGTGAGGATGCAACCGAGACCACTCTGAATCAAATGCGTGCTGGCGAACGGGGTTCATCACGAGTTTCGAGTTCACTCAATTATTTGTACGCCTCAAATACTTCCTCGAATGCTGGGTCGTCAGGCGCAGATAGTGAGATGAATAGCTCTATGATAATCTCACGGGGCATTGGAGATTCTAAGTCACAAGTCCCACCCGGAAGCCGACTTCGCATTCGACTTTACGAAAAAGCCATTGTTTCTAGCCAGTCTATGCCGGTGATTGGAATTGTAACTTCCGATTATATGCACGAAGACTCTGTCGCCATTCCCGAAGGCAGTAAAGTCTTTGGAGATATCAATTATGACGACGGTGGCGACCGTGCGAAAGTGGACTGGCGAACCATACAGTTCCCAGATGGACGTGATCGACCGTTTTCCGCAATTGGGGTAGGTGCTGATGGTCAGGTTGGTGTTCATGGAAAGATTCATTCCGAAGCAATGAAGAACACCGCCGGTCAAACCCTTACAAGATTTCTAGGAGCGTATGCGGAAGGATCAATGCAAAAAGGATCATTTGGTTATAACCAAGGTGGCAATTCGAATGGATTAAAAAATGCTGTAGCAGAAACTGCTAAGGATCGTGCCGATAAATGGGCTGATGGCTTAAAGAAGGAAAAGGTTTGGATAGAAGTTTCTAACTCAACCGTCTTCTATGCCGTGCTTACGCAAGGATTCGTATTCCGAGATCCCGGGGCAACGAATGGGCGATAA
- a CDS encoding type IV secretory system conjugative DNA transfer family protein, which produces MGDKPNASNDTTAILGAGLLVVTLALHESLSVFMKWIINPSHQLIFILALTPILTAVLYWFSRYRESKISEKQKMASIIGEVHGSVYCGQTQDREAVFIKPRQRSMHTQVIGTTNAGKTESVILPWAIQDLEQGRGLILIDGKSDRGLLNKLWNYSVKYGRENDFRLFSLGSIDESHQFNPLIGGSPEEISERVFNSFEFENEYFRSVQFEVFSQVLRIFADAHEIPTFLKLHQAITEPNRLVALSHRLKDDSLRQWADHFKAIPASDRLQRTSGLTAALSQFAFGKTAQLFNTEKPSFTLETALNDNLIIYFQLPVLLSPFLGRASGKMILQCLQSAVANRHRGENRSPQFFSVFLDDFTEYLYPGFVSVLNKSRSANVGIVFAHQALGDIQTLGDAIANSILTNANLKVFMRGNDPDSAEYFAKVVGTTKGEKFTSRTRKTFWANESTGDGSVREVEQFIVHPNKFKNELGVGQAVMVIPHEGGSKTIDIQFEKFDDLDNLKLIEPIKKSIATGLPVPTAEVATQRIVK; this is translated from the coding sequence ATGGGCGATAAGCCGAATGCTTCCAATGATACCACAGCAATCTTGGGGGCAGGATTGCTTGTTGTTACATTGGCGCTACATGAATCTTTAAGTGTTTTTATGAAATGGATCATCAATCCTAGTCACCAACTTATCTTTATACTTGCGTTGACCCCTATTCTTACGGCTGTCCTATACTGGTTTTCTAGATACAGGGAATCAAAGATCAGTGAAAAGCAAAAAATGGCGTCCATTATTGGCGAAGTACATGGATCAGTTTATTGCGGTCAAACTCAAGACCGTGAAGCTGTTTTCATTAAACCTCGCCAGCGCTCTATGCATACACAGGTAATAGGAACAACCAATGCGGGAAAAACAGAGTCAGTCATCTTACCTTGGGCTATTCAAGATTTGGAACAAGGTAGAGGACTCATTTTAATCGATGGAAAATCTGATAGAGGTTTGCTGAATAAGCTATGGAACTACTCCGTAAAATATGGACGCGAAAATGACTTTCGCCTCTTTTCTTTGGGCAGCATTGATGAGTCTCACCAATTTAATCCTTTGATTGGCGGCTCACCAGAGGAAATATCTGAGCGAGTCTTCAATTCCTTTGAGTTTGAAAATGAATACTTTCGAAGCGTGCAATTCGAAGTATTTTCACAAGTTCTAAGAATTTTTGCTGATGCTCATGAGATACCGACCTTTTTAAAACTGCATCAAGCGATAACGGAACCCAATAGGCTTGTGGCTTTAAGCCATCGGCTAAAAGATGATTCCTTAAGGCAGTGGGCAGACCATTTCAAAGCTATTCCTGCAAGTGACAGACTTCAGCGAACTAGTGGGTTAACTGCTGCTCTAAGCCAATTCGCTTTTGGAAAAACGGCGCAACTTTTTAATACTGAAAAACCTTCGTTTACGTTGGAGACGGCTTTAAACGACAATTTGATAATTTATTTCCAATTGCCTGTCTTACTCTCCCCTTTTTTGGGTCGTGCATCAGGGAAGATGATTCTTCAGTGTTTGCAGAGTGCCGTCGCGAATAGGCATAGAGGAGAGAATCGGTCGCCCCAATTCTTTTCGGTTTTTTTGGATGATTTTACCGAGTACCTGTACCCTGGATTCGTATCCGTCCTTAATAAATCTCGCAGCGCCAATGTAGGAATTGTTTTCGCACATCAAGCTTTGGGAGATATTCAGACCCTCGGAGATGCGATCGCAAACTCGATTCTTACGAACGCGAATCTAAAGGTTTTTATGCGCGGAAACGATCCGGACTCTGCGGAATACTTCGCAAAAGTCGTTGGGACCACAAAGGGTGAAAAGTTCACTTCGAGAACAAGGAAAACATTCTGGGCGAATGAATCGACAGGAGATGGAAGCGTTCGAGAGGTAGAACAGTTCATCGTTCATCCTAATAAGTTCAAAAACGAACTTGGCGTCGGCCAAGCGGTTATGGTCATCCCGCACGAGGGCGGAAGTAAAACTATAGATATACAGTTTGAGAAGTTCGACGATCTAGATAATTTGAAACTAATTGAGCCCATCAAAAAATCCATTGCCACTGGTCTTCCCGTCCCTACGGCTGAGGTTGCCACGCAACGGATCGTGAAATAG
- a CDS encoding helix-turn-helix domain-containing protein, producing MKMTETSENVSTIFTFEGQEWLNVAEAALYLRILKKDGRPCVNRIRNLVNQGKIPFYKPYGRLLFKRSELERLIANSRNGVSKCL from the coding sequence ATGAAAATGACTGAAACTTCCGAAAATGTTTCAACTATTTTTACCTTTGAAGGTCAAGAATGGCTGAACGTTGCAGAAGCTGCCCTCTATCTTCGAATTTTAAAAAAAGATGGAAGGCCATGTGTAAACCGGATTCGCAACCTTGTGAACCAAGGAAAGATTCCATTTTACAAACCTTATGGACGATTACTGTTTAAAAGATCCGAGCTTGAAAGGCTCATTGCTAATTCTAGAAATGGAGTAAGCAAATGCCTGTAA
- a CDS encoding site-specific integrase: MPVTSYVDPKDGKTYFRVRICRDSSTSPGVRVDKKAKGFKSEAEAERAEKKMLAQVERELIEAESKSCKWETLVADWELAARNNDIFIREIAVTTAYDYVKLLQDHTADWMKLHVDEIDRARAWLVLDRIEREISVSRRKRLRTAIDAVYKWGFLSGRIKGIKSIPTDGYRSTRKEEEKMPEILNLDQIRTLLDYAERLDHPWYPIWALALFTGMRSGELFALQWDQVDFDNELLFVHRNWTNKSGIGPTKGRYWRSVPIESSDVMFLLKKLKAKSKDSKFVLPRFHSWEDGRAAEILREFCEGSGLPSVRFHTLRACFATQLIRDGIAPAVLMKICGWKDLKTMQRYIRLSGIEVKGATRSLKLLPEREVMGRVVSLFKK, from the coding sequence ATGCCTGTAACAAGTTATGTTGATCCCAAAGATGGGAAAACTTATTTTAGAGTTCGGATATGTAGAGATAGCTCAACTAGCCCAGGAGTTCGAGTCGATAAAAAGGCCAAAGGTTTTAAATCTGAGGCCGAAGCTGAAAGAGCGGAAAAGAAAATGCTCGCTCAGGTCGAACGCGAACTAATAGAGGCCGAAAGCAAATCTTGCAAATGGGAAACACTCGTCGCAGATTGGGAACTAGCAGCTCGAAACAATGACATTTTTATTCGAGAAATTGCGGTTACTACGGCGTACGATTATGTGAAACTTCTTCAGGATCATACAGCCGATTGGATGAAGCTGCACGTCGATGAAATTGATCGAGCGCGAGCGTGGCTTGTGTTAGATCGCATCGAACGTGAAATCTCAGTTTCCAGGCGCAAGAGATTGAGAACTGCCATCGATGCGGTTTACAAATGGGGATTCTTATCGGGAAGAATTAAGGGTATTAAATCAATTCCTACGGATGGCTACAGATCTACCCGGAAGGAAGAAGAAAAGATGCCGGAGATTTTAAACCTCGACCAGATCCGCACTTTGCTCGATTACGCTGAAAGGCTCGATCATCCTTGGTATCCCATTTGGGCATTAGCCCTGTTTACGGGAATGCGCTCAGGCGAGCTTTTCGCACTTCAATGGGACCAAGTGGACTTCGATAATGAGCTTCTGTTTGTACATAGAAATTGGACCAATAAAAGCGGCATCGGGCCAACGAAGGGTCGGTACTGGAGATCGGTTCCGATTGAATCAAGCGATGTGATGTTCCTTCTTAAAAAACTTAAAGCAAAGTCTAAGGATTCTAAGTTTGTTCTCCCCCGCTTTCACAGTTGGGAGGATGGACGAGCCGCTGAGATCTTAAGAGAGTTTTGCGAAGGTTCTGGTCTGCCATCGGTTAGATTCCACACCTTAAGAGCCTGTTTTGCGACTCAGCTTATACGAGATGGGATCGCACCAGCGGTCTTAATGAAGATCTGCGGATGGAAGGATTTAAAGACTATGCAGAGGTATATTAGACTCTCAGGTATCGAGGTTAAAGGCGCTACAAGGAGCTTAAAGCTTCTCCCTGAGCGTGAAGTGATGGGACGAGTTGTCAGTCTATTTAAAAAGTAA
- a CDS encoding alpha/beta hydrolase, with translation MVPADRQYYFGSPEKRMRFHEWGPVDKPVILLVHGFPGSGDHAKLISQTPHWNSFRLISMDRPGYGDSDLQKKITPLIFAEQIKEFLMAQQIEKFSLISVSGGAPFALAIAYVMGDAVQRVSCIGSVGPITQSSFFFLSAQQQKFWVIQKLAPRPLLHLLFHRIWKENISKLDEVLFTQEDQFNPQDYKVLTDPILGPELMNMTKTSLQKGAGGVVEDIYVFGSDWGFNISEIKCPVTLWHGSRDNIVHKRFSKFMKNRIPRARLRFIPNESHYSLLLNYRDQILEELLETPPSSSAAPTPSLPLH, from the coding sequence ATGGTCCCTGCAGATCGACAGTACTATTTTGGCTCTCCCGAAAAGCGAATGAGGTTCCACGAGTGGGGTCCGGTCGACAAGCCCGTCATTCTTTTGGTTCATGGCTTTCCCGGGAGTGGGGATCATGCCAAACTCATTTCACAAACACCCCACTGGAACTCCTTTCGATTGATTTCGATGGATCGACCTGGATACGGTGATTCGGATCTTCAAAAAAAAATCACTCCCCTGATTTTTGCCGAACAGATCAAAGAGTTTTTAATGGCCCAACAGATTGAGAAGTTCTCACTGATTTCTGTCAGCGGAGGGGCCCCCTTCGCACTCGCCATCGCCTACGTGATGGGTGATGCCGTCCAAAGAGTGTCTTGCATCGGATCTGTGGGGCCCATCACACAAAGCTCTTTTTTCTTCCTCAGCGCCCAACAGCAAAAATTTTGGGTCATCCAGAAGTTAGCTCCCCGCCCACTTTTACATTTATTGTTCCATCGCATTTGGAAAGAAAATATCAGCAAGCTCGACGAAGTTCTTTTTACTCAGGAAGATCAATTTAATCCTCAAGATTATAAGGTTCTCACCGATCCAATTTTAGGACCGGAACTTATGAATATGACGAAGACCTCTTTACAAAAAGGCGCTGGCGGAGTTGTGGAAGATATTTATGTCTTTGGAAGCGACTGGGGCTTTAATATTTCGGAAATAAAATGCCCTGTGACTCTTTGGCACGGATCTCGTGATAATATCGTTCACAAGAGATTCTCAAAATTTATGAAGAATCGGATTCCTCGGGCACGTCTTCGCTTTATTCCCAATGAAAGCCACTATTCCTTACTTTTAAACTATCGCGATCAAATTCTTGAGGAACTTTTAGAGACTCCGCCCTCGTCCTCCGCAGCTCCCACCCCATCTCTGCCTCTGCACTAG
- a CDS encoding GlsB/YeaQ/YmgE family stress response membrane protein produces MDIKALIRKILAHPQLPEVISWLVYGLVVGAIAQVLIPGRNRFGWLSTMIIGISGAVLGGFLARYMGYVIKAGWNLPGLIASLVGAIVLLIVCHLLVEILD; encoded by the coding sequence ATGGATATCAAAGCGTTGATTCGAAAAATTTTAGCTCATCCCCAACTTCCAGAAGTGATCAGCTGGTTGGTGTACGGTTTAGTTGTAGGAGCTATAGCTCAGGTTTTAATTCCGGGCCGCAATCGTTTTGGCTGGTTAAGTACAATGATCATCGGTATTAGTGGCGCCGTACTTGGCGGCTTTCTTGCTCGTTACATGGGTTATGTGATTAAGGCTGGCTGGAACCTACCGGGCCTGATTGCGTCCCTGGTCGGAGCGATTGTGCTCCTTATCGTTTGTCATCTTCTTGTGGAAATTCTCGATTAG
- a CDS encoding M23 family metallopeptidase, translated as MKITKALLLSLLLTAIQPAAQAAESMNYVWNDMTGVQPVQGCNVSNSKQSLPDVFNKYIDQVVEIIDAPTMTHASNETADLRGSYLQIATKDGLPQVMNCAGLAQTFVVFDVYSASESNNFWQIGLSAADLEIFHHSQVLAPEQIEEVYHSATPAPIQEKAVATSTTEQVYCLPSSQNNVYAANLSSVLFKINAHEVVQPVQSFDGSHQKNKTINGKPVAFIKILVPRLKAGQNIGWVAKHLVKTSSTCATYKPTIPTTPTPAPTAPKWTFPTIKRATTSYKSGMRAFKASRGGGKRWHAACDIYRVKDESAVSVHNGTVVRGLYFFYEGTYALEVRHSDGKIARYGELTSKVATGVKQGAAVKTNQVLGYIGKVNSGCCQPMLHFELYSGKATGSLTQSGNKFSRRSDLIDPSSYLTDWEKAKFGVAY; from the coding sequence ATGAAAATCACAAAAGCTCTACTCCTCTCTCTCCTGCTCACGGCCATTCAACCTGCGGCACAGGCCGCGGAATCGATGAACTACGTCTGGAATGACATGACCGGAGTGCAACCTGTTCAGGGATGCAATGTCTCAAACTCCAAGCAATCGCTTCCCGATGTCTTTAATAAATACATCGATCAAGTGGTAGAAATCATTGACGCCCCAACGATGACTCACGCCTCTAACGAAACAGCCGATCTTCGCGGGAGTTACCTTCAAATCGCAACGAAAGATGGGTTACCTCAAGTGATGAACTGTGCCGGTCTCGCGCAAACTTTTGTCGTCTTCGATGTCTATTCAGCGAGCGAAAGTAATAATTTTTGGCAGATTGGTTTAAGTGCTGCCGATTTAGAAATTTTCCACCACAGCCAAGTGCTAGCTCCAGAGCAAATCGAAGAGGTCTATCATTCGGCGACTCCGGCTCCAATTCAGGAAAAAGCTGTCGCAACATCCACGACGGAGCAAGTGTACTGTTTGCCCTCCTCTCAAAACAACGTCTACGCGGCCAACTTGTCGTCGGTGCTCTTTAAAATCAATGCTCACGAGGTAGTACAGCCGGTCCAATCCTTCGATGGCTCCCATCAAAAGAACAAAACAATTAACGGTAAACCCGTCGCTTTTATCAAAATATTAGTTCCACGTTTAAAAGCGGGACAAAATATCGGCTGGGTAGCAAAACACTTGGTAAAGACCTCTTCCACGTGTGCGACCTATAAGCCGACGATTCCCACAACTCCAACTCCCGCGCCAACAGCTCCTAAATGGACCTTCCCTACCATCAAACGCGCAACGACCAGCTACAAATCAGGAATGCGCGCCTTTAAAGCTTCGCGCGGAGGCGGAAAACGTTGGCATGCCGCTTGTGACATCTATCGTGTGAAAGATGAGTCGGCGGTCTCCGTGCACAATGGAACTGTGGTTCGTGGATTATATTTCTTCTACGAAGGGACTTATGCTCTTGAGGTTCGTCATAGCGATGGAAAGATCGCCCGCTACGGAGAGTTGACGTCGAAAGTCGCCACCGGAGTTAAACAAGGAGCGGCCGTCAAGACCAACCAAGTTTTGGGCTATATCGGCAAAGTCAACTCGGGATGTTGCCAACCAATGCTTCACTTTGAGCTTTACTCAGGAAAAGCGACAGGCTCCCTCACTCAGTCTGGAAATAAATTCTCTCGTCGCTCCGATCTTATCGACCCCTCGTCTTACTTAACAGACTGGGAAAAAGCAAAATTCGGCGTCGCTTACTAA